The following proteins come from a genomic window of Nocardiopsis sp. YSL2:
- a CDS encoding bifunctional 2-polyprenyl-6-hydroxyphenol methylase/3-demethylubiquinol 3-O-methyltransferase UbiG codes for MTVGFGPGKPSSAFGPRGVSKRVGAVAQQLPPYGDRLLDVGCGDGVHTIELAPGYVRVDAIDVEPEHLSAFADRVAGTDLADRVGLHKMSADGLAFDANTFDRVTAFEVLEHLDDLEGSLREIHRVLKPGGAFSLTTPNRWFPFETHGVLWGTRRRSALTAPFLPWVRPLHDRMSDARAFTTQELGRALRGTGLSVRAIDYLMPPFDRRGRALQSVSDSLEGTPLRVFGMAMAVTAVKSR; via the coding sequence ATGACCGTCGGTTTCGGACCGGGGAAGCCGTCCAGCGCGTTCGGCCCGCGCGGGGTGTCCAAGCGCGTCGGAGCCGTCGCCCAGCAGCTGCCGCCCTACGGCGACCGGCTCCTGGACGTCGGCTGCGGCGATGGCGTCCACACGATCGAGCTGGCTCCGGGCTACGTACGGGTGGACGCGATCGACGTGGAGCCCGAGCACCTCTCCGCGTTCGCCGACCGCGTCGCCGGAACCGACCTCGCCGACCGGGTCGGCCTCCACAAGATGAGCGCCGACGGCCTGGCCTTCGACGCCAACACCTTCGACCGGGTGACGGCCTTCGAGGTCCTGGAGCACCTCGACGACCTGGAGGGGAGCCTGCGCGAGATCCACCGCGTGCTCAAGCCCGGCGGCGCGTTCTCCCTCACCACGCCCAACCGCTGGTTCCCCTTCGAGACGCACGGCGTCCTGTGGGGCACCCGGCGCCGCTCGGCGCTGACCGCCCCCTTCCTGCCGTGGGTGCGCCCGCTGCACGACCGGATGTCGGACGCGCGCGCCTTCACCACCCAGGAGTTGGGCCGCGCGCTGCGGGGCACGGGGCTGAGCGTGCGCGCCATCGACTACCTGATGCCGCCGTTCGACCGCCGCGGGCGTGCCCTCCAGTCGGTCTCGGACTCCCTGGAGGGCACGCCGCTGCGCGTGTTCGGCATGGCGATGGCCGTCACGGCGGTCAAGTCGCGCTGA
- a CDS encoding transglycosylase domain-containing protein translates to MSTERRRSADGGRRRAEGPGDGPRGQGGRRRAGGPPSGGRRRPDGDDGFWGDSPEPPQRRRSPSGGASAEGRGNRRRTEGERPRRPEGGQRRRQPEDADRPRRRRPDAAGGAAAGAAAGSAMEGGRPRRRPEGEPGRRADGQRRRPDGDPRAGGRRRADGPRGPRDPRDREHAARAEGRRGPARGGRGAGGGGGGGGRRRSRQEEPDDRPWIKRFLSKAWKPALVVCGLMIIGGVAAFAILYAMAPNKDELTAAADKDMSATQIRWAPEEEGGEGEVALTTGEVQRIKVSYEDIPPEVINGVLAAEQPTFYTDPGINIMGTLRGVVFGGTRGGGSTITQQMARNYYSDLSSDQTVTRKIKEIFIAIKLNQQLPPEKILETYLNTIYFGRGASGIEMAAQAYFDKSVGELTAEEGAFLGIIIQQPSNFETVQEGDDSYASRYLYGERWDYVQNHLVEMHEEDPDHGLPRDQAEALEVPERVPYVPPGTEPAEESEGEEEEREDTTKLGYVRQAVMMEIAERYADAGITEQDIATKGYQVQTSLDPALMDAAADAFDVLPPANGDDLMEGLTAIEPDTGRIVAFHGGDDVVTDLDNSLLHRAQAGSSYKPYVLATALSQGIGLKTQLDGSTPREFPGLASPVNNADGQDHVPTDLIASTAHSINTSYVDLATRVDSLQSIDDTAVEMGVDPEQVTTSQRGPLIALGTHEVSTLDQASGYATFANEGRHIPAHMITELRTADGTVVPPDDAATIESGGEQVITADVAADATYAMRQVVEAGGGSNAALADGRPVAGKTGTSSGAVSAWFVGYTPQLSAAVGLSRFSREGLEFEGLGNNAVYGGATSALVWKEFMETATEGMEVQDFPPPVYVGEEMNFAPSPSPSESPSEVPSEEPSEQPSETPTDDCLPGNGNGNGNGNGTGNDDCADPSTDPSEPVCEDWDPTCQDDGGGGDIDPPGGEEPCEPTWLDPCDDESDPDGDGQNGQNGTTAQNSQRTTLGRDED, encoded by the coding sequence GTGAGTACCGAACGACGACGGAGTGCCGATGGCGGCCGTCGCCGGGCCGAGGGCCCGGGCGACGGTCCGCGCGGCCAGGGCGGCAGGCGACGGGCCGGCGGCCCGCCTTCGGGCGGGCGCCGACGGCCCGACGGCGACGACGGCTTCTGGGGCGACTCTCCGGAGCCTCCTCAGCGCAGGCGCTCACCCTCGGGTGGGGCCTCGGCGGAGGGCCGCGGCAATCGCCGCCGGACCGAGGGGGAACGCCCCCGCCGGCCCGAGGGCGGCCAACGCCGCCGCCAGCCGGAGGACGCGGACCGTCCCCGGCGCCGACGTCCTGACGCCGCGGGAGGCGCGGCCGCCGGAGCCGCGGCCGGATCCGCCATGGAGGGCGGGCGTCCGCGCCGCCGCCCCGAGGGCGAGCCCGGCAGGCGGGCCGACGGACAGCGCCGTCGCCCCGACGGCGACCCGCGCGCGGGCGGACGCCGCCGCGCCGACGGTCCCCGTGGTCCGCGTGACCCCCGCGACCGCGAGCACGCCGCACGCGCCGAGGGCCGTCGCGGCCCCGCCCGCGGCGGCCGGGGCGCAGGCGGTGGCGGCGGCGGTGGCGGACGCCGCCGTTCGCGCCAGGAGGAGCCGGACGACCGGCCCTGGATCAAGCGCTTCCTGTCCAAGGCGTGGAAGCCCGCCCTCGTGGTGTGCGGCCTGATGATCATCGGCGGCGTGGCCGCCTTCGCCATCCTCTACGCGATGGCCCCCAACAAGGACGAACTGACAGCGGCGGCGGACAAGGACATGTCCGCCACCCAGATCAGGTGGGCGCCGGAGGAGGAGGGCGGTGAGGGCGAGGTCGCCCTCACCACCGGCGAGGTCCAGCGGATCAAGGTGAGCTACGAGGACATTCCGCCTGAGGTGATCAACGGGGTGCTGGCCGCGGAGCAGCCCACCTTCTACACCGACCCGGGCATCAACATCATGGGCACCCTGCGCGGCGTCGTCTTCGGCGGTACCCGGGGCGGCGGCTCCACCATCACCCAGCAGATGGCGCGCAACTACTACAGCGACCTCAGCTCGGACCAGACGGTCACGCGGAAGATCAAGGAGATCTTCATCGCGATCAAGCTGAACCAGCAGCTCCCGCCGGAGAAGATCCTCGAGACCTACCTGAACACGATCTACTTCGGTCGCGGAGCGTCGGGCATCGAGATGGCCGCCCAGGCCTACTTCGACAAGAGCGTGGGCGAGCTGACCGCGGAGGAGGGTGCCTTCCTGGGCATCATCATCCAGCAGCCCAGCAACTTCGAGACGGTCCAGGAGGGCGATGACTCCTACGCCTCCAGGTATCTGTACGGGGAGCGCTGGGACTACGTCCAGAACCACCTGGTCGAGATGCACGAGGAGGACCCGGACCACGGGCTCCCGCGTGACCAGGCCGAGGCCCTGGAGGTACCCGAACGGGTCCCCTACGTTCCGCCGGGTACGGAGCCGGCCGAGGAGAGCGAGGGCGAAGAGGAAGAAAGGGAGGACACCACCAAGCTCGGCTACGTCCGCCAGGCGGTGATGATGGAGATCGCGGAGCGCTACGCGGACGCGGGGATCACCGAACAGGACATCGCCACCAAGGGCTACCAGGTCCAGACCTCGCTGGACCCCGCCCTCATGGACGCGGCCGCGGACGCCTTCGACGTGCTCCCGCCCGCCAACGGCGACGACCTCATGGAGGGCCTGACCGCGATCGAGCCGGACACAGGGAGGATCGTCGCCTTCCACGGCGGGGACGACGTGGTGACGGATCTGGACAACTCACTGCTCCACCGGGCCCAGGCCGGGTCGTCCTACAAGCCCTACGTGCTGGCGACCGCGCTGTCTCAGGGCATCGGCCTGAAGACCCAGCTCGACGGCAGCACACCGAGGGAGTTCCCCGGGCTGGCCAGCCCGGTGAACAACGCGGACGGACAGGACCACGTCCCCACCGACCTCATCGCGTCCACCGCCCACTCCATCAACACGAGCTACGTGGACCTGGCCACGCGCGTCGACAGCCTGCAGAGCATCGACGACACGGCCGTCGAGATGGGTGTGGACCCGGAGCAGGTCACCACCTCGCAGCGGGGCCCGCTCATCGCGCTGGGCACCCACGAGGTGAGCACGCTCGACCAGGCCAGCGGGTACGCCACCTTCGCCAACGAGGGACGGCACATCCCGGCGCACATGATCACCGAGCTCCGCACGGCCGACGGCACGGTGGTGCCGCCGGACGACGCGGCCACGATCGAGTCGGGTGGTGAGCAGGTGATCACCGCCGACGTCGCGGCCGACGCGACCTACGCCATGCGCCAGGTGGTCGAGGCCGGTGGAGGCAGCAACGCGGCCCTCGCGGACGGCCGTCCGGTCGCGGGCAAGACCGGTACGTCCAGCGGCGCCGTCTCCGCGTGGTTCGTGGGGTACACGCCACAGCTGTCCGCGGCCGTCGGACTGAGCCGTTTCTCCCGCGAGGGGCTGGAGTTCGAGGGCCTGGGCAACAACGCGGTCTACGGTGGCGCGACCTCGGCCCTGGTGTGGAAGGAGTTCATGGAGACCGCCACGGAGGGCATGGAGGTACAGGACTTCCCGCCTCCGGTCTACGTCGGTGAGGAGATGAACTTCGCGCCCTCGCCGAGTCCCAGCGAGTCCCCTTCCGAGGTACCCAGCGAGGAGCCCTCTGAGCAGCCGAGCGAGACGCCCACCGACGACTGCCTGCCGGGGAACGGCAACGGCAACGGGAACGGCAACGGCACCGGCAACGATGACTGCGCCGATCCCTCCACGGATCCGTCGGAGCCGGTGTGCGAGGACTGGGACCCGACCTGCCAGGACGACGGGGGCGGAGGTGACATCGATCCGCCCGGCGGCGAGGAGCCCTGTGAGCCGACCTGGTTGGACCCCTGCGACGACGAGTCCGATCCCGATGGGGACGGCCAGAACGGGCAGAACGGCACCACCGCACAGAACAGCCAGCGGACGACACTCGGCCGCGACGAGGACTGA
- a CDS encoding MFS transporter: protein MSFYGDLRVVLRGSRFRRLFGTRLVSQFSDGVYQAGLAGFVFFNPEQHTSAGAVAAAFAVLLLPFSVVAPFAGVLIDRWPRRQVLLLSSLAKAALAVVSALLVSGGEGPAFLVAALLVLSVNRFFLSGLSAGLPYVVSRDKLMMANAVTPTCGTVASSLGTGVGLAVGMVGGATAPGAGLVLFAAAIGFAGAALVSLTLGYRELGPHLEREPEEVRAAVHSAVLGMVAGVRHIWARPAARDALATIGAHRVLFGVSTLLTLLLYNNTFTGGGAAGLAGFSIAAGLLALGFFLGAVATPWATARVTPGRWIALQLAAAAVALVVFGLPFSPALFPVAAFVLGFVSQGVKVTVDTLVQRHVDDAFRGRVFSVYDVLFNATFVLGAALAAVLVPPSGVSAAVVGVMALAFLVLGAAWIVRDLRLESATAQRSPEGDGRDGHRARDGGPDQSVVSRYTRRPRAR, encoded by the coding sequence GTGTCCTTCTACGGTGATCTGCGCGTCGTCCTCCGGGGATCCAGGTTTCGCCGGTTGTTCGGCACCCGCCTGGTCTCGCAGTTCTCCGATGGCGTCTACCAGGCCGGACTGGCCGGGTTCGTCTTCTTCAACCCCGAGCAGCACACGAGTGCCGGCGCCGTCGCGGCGGCCTTCGCGGTGCTGCTCCTGCCGTTCTCGGTGGTGGCGCCCTTCGCCGGGGTCCTGATCGACCGCTGGCCGCGCCGCCAGGTCCTGTTGCTGTCCTCCCTCGCCAAGGCCGCGCTGGCGGTGGTGAGCGCGCTCCTGGTGTCCGGGGGCGAGGGCCCGGCCTTCCTCGTCGCCGCGCTGCTGGTGCTCAGCGTCAACCGCTTCTTCCTGTCCGGGCTGTCGGCGGGGCTGCCGTACGTGGTGTCCCGCGACAAGCTGATGATGGCCAACGCCGTCACCCCGACGTGCGGGACCGTGGCCAGCTCGCTGGGTACCGGCGTGGGCCTGGCCGTCGGCATGGTCGGCGGTGCGACGGCCCCCGGCGCCGGGCTGGTCCTCTTCGCCGCCGCGATCGGTTTCGCCGGAGCGGCCCTGGTCTCCCTGACCCTCGGCTACCGGGAGCTGGGACCCCACCTGGAGCGCGAGCCGGAGGAGGTGCGCGCCGCCGTCCACAGCGCCGTGCTCGGCATGGTCGCCGGAGTCCGGCACATCTGGGCCAGGCCCGCGGCCAGGGACGCGCTGGCCACGATCGGCGCACACCGCGTGCTCTTCGGCGTCTCCACCCTGCTCACGCTGCTGCTGTACAACAACACGTTCACCGGCGGCGGTGCGGCGGGGCTCGCCGGCTTCTCCATCGCGGCGGGACTGCTGGCGCTCGGGTTCTTCCTCGGCGCGGTGGCCACACCGTGGGCGACCGCGCGCGTGACGCCGGGCAGGTGGATCGCCCTCCAGCTGGCGGCCGCCGCCGTCGCCCTGGTGGTCTTCGGGCTGCCGTTCTCCCCGGCGCTGTTCCCGGTGGCCGCGTTCGTCCTGGGCTTCGTCTCCCAGGGTGTGAAGGTCACGGTCGACACGTTGGTTCAGCGACATGTCGACGACGCGTTCCGGGGCCGGGTCTTCTCGGTCTACGACGTCCTGTTCAACGCCACGTTCGTCCTGGGCGCGGCGCTGGCGGCGGTGCTGGTGCCGCCCTCGGGTGTGAGCGCGGCCGTGGTCGGCGTCATGGCGCTCGCCTTCCTGGTCCTGGGCGCCGCCTGGATCGTGCGCGACCTCCGCCTGGAATCGGCCACGGCCCAGCGGAGCCCGGAGGGGGACGGACGGGACGGGCACCGCGCCCGCGACGGAGGGCCCGATCAGTCCGTGGTCTCCCGGTACACCCGCAGGCCGCGCGCCCGGTAG
- a CDS encoding inositol-3-phosphate synthase, translated as MGSVRVAVVGVGNCAASLVQGVHYYKDANPESRVPGLMHVQFGPYHVRDIEFVAAFDVDAKKVGHDLADAISASENNTIKITDVPPTGVTVRRGPTYDGLGKYYREMIEESAEDAVDVVAALKATKADVLVSYLPVGSEEAGKFYAQCAIDAGVAYVNALPVFIASDPEWAEKFTKAGVPIIGDDIKSQIGATITHRVLSKLFEDRGVIVDRTYQLNFGGNMDFKNMLERERLESKKVSKTQSVTSQIPHELKAGSVHIGPSDHVPWLDDRKWAYIRLEGRAFGDVPLNLEYKLEVWDSPNSAGIIIDAVRAAKIAKDRGLGGPILEPSSYFMKSPPVQYSDSEAHDAVESFIAGDGQS; from the coding sequence ATGGGTTCGGTACGTGTAGCCGTCGTGGGCGTCGGCAACTGTGCGGCGTCGCTCGTCCAAGGCGTGCATTACTACAAGGACGCCAACCCCGAGTCCCGGGTACCTGGCCTGATGCATGTGCAGTTCGGGCCGTACCACGTGCGCGACATCGAGTTCGTGGCCGCCTTCGACGTGGACGCCAAGAAGGTCGGACACGACCTGGCCGACGCCATCTCGGCGAGCGAGAACAACACGATCAAGATCACCGACGTGCCGCCGACCGGCGTCACCGTCAGGCGCGGGCCGACCTACGACGGGCTCGGGAAGTACTACCGGGAGATGATCGAGGAGTCCGCCGAGGACGCCGTCGACGTGGTGGCCGCCCTCAAGGCCACCAAGGCCGACGTCCTGGTCTCCTACCTCCCGGTGGGCTCGGAGGAGGCGGGCAAGTTCTACGCCCAGTGCGCGATCGACGCGGGCGTGGCCTACGTCAACGCCCTGCCGGTGTTCATCGCCTCCGACCCCGAGTGGGCGGAGAAGTTCACCAAGGCGGGCGTGCCGATCATCGGTGACGACATCAAGTCGCAGATCGGCGCCACCATCACCCACCGGGTGCTCTCGAAGCTCTTCGAGGACCGCGGCGTCATCGTCGACCGGACCTACCAGCTCAACTTCGGCGGCAACATGGACTTCAAGAACATGTTGGAGCGCGAGCGCCTGGAGTCGAAGAAGGTCTCCAAGACGCAGTCCGTCACCTCGCAGATCCCCCACGAGCTCAAGGCCGGCTCGGTGCACATCGGCCCGTCGGACCACGTGCCGTGGCTCGACGACCGCAAGTGGGCCTACATCCGTCTGGAGGGCCGGGCCTTCGGCGACGTTCCGCTGAACCTGGAGTACAAGCTGGAGGTGTGGGACTCCCCCAACTCCGCCGGCATCATCATCGACGCCGTGCGCGCCGCGAAGATCGCCAAGGACCGCGGCCTCGGCGGCCCGATCCTGGAGCCGTCCTCCTACTTCATGAAGTCCCCGCCCGTGCAGTACAGCGACTCCGAGGCGCACGACGCCGTCGAGAGCTTCATCGCGGGCGACGGGCAGAGCTGA
- a CDS encoding single-stranded DNA-binding protein yields the protein MAGETQITLVGNLVDDPELRFTPSGAAVANFRVASTPRNFDKASGEWKDGESMFLTCTVWRQYAENVAESLQRGMRVIVQGRLKQRSYETREGEKRTVYEIDVDEVGPALRSATAKVTKTQRPGGGGGFGGGGGGFGGGQPQGGGYGNQGGGFGGQQGGQGGSRGGAPADDPWATNGGGGGFGGGGGGFSDEPPF from the coding sequence ATGGCAGGCGAAACCCAGATCACGCTCGTCGGCAACCTCGTCGACGACCCTGAACTGCGCTTCACGCCCAGTGGAGCCGCGGTCGCCAACTTCCGTGTGGCCTCGACGCCCCGCAACTTCGACAAGGCGTCGGGGGAGTGGAAGGACGGCGAGTCCATGTTCCTCACCTGCACCGTCTGGCGGCAGTACGCGGAGAACGTGGCCGAGAGCCTGCAGCGCGGCATGCGCGTCATCGTGCAGGGCCGTCTCAAGCAGCGCTCGTACGAGACGCGTGAGGGCGAGAAGCGGACCGTGTACGAGATCGACGTCGACGAGGTCGGCCCGGCCCTGCGCAGTGCCACCGCCAAGGTGACCAAGACGCAGCGCCCGGGCGGCGGAGGCGGCTTCGGCGGGGGCGGCGGCGGTTTCGGTGGCGGCCAGCCCCAGGGCGGCGGCTACGGGAACCAGGGCGGCGGATTCGGCGGCCAGCAGGGTGGTCAGGGCGGCAGCCGCGGTGGCGCGCCGGCCGACGACCCCTGGGCGACCAACGGCGGTGGCGGCGGCTTCGGTGGCGGCGGCGGAGGATTCTCCGACGAGCCCCCGTTCTAG
- a CDS encoding Lrp/AsnC family transcriptional regulator yields the protein MTDESLDETDLRLLRALQDDGRATYAELAREVSMSASAVTERVRRLEETGVITGYSASVAPERLGFTVLAFVRLAYPTGHYKPFHDLLATTPEITEAHHVTGEDCFLLKVLARDMRHLEEVVGRTAALGSVTTNVVYSSPLDGRPPTDAFAAGAGH from the coding sequence ATGACCGATGAATCCCTGGACGAGACCGACCTGCGCCTCCTGCGCGCCCTACAGGACGACGGGCGCGCGACCTACGCCGAGCTGGCCCGCGAGGTCTCCATGTCGGCCAGCGCCGTCACCGAGCGGGTGCGGCGCCTGGAGGAGACGGGAGTGATCACCGGCTACTCCGCCTCCGTGGCCCCGGAACGCCTCGGGTTCACCGTGCTGGCCTTCGTCCGGCTCGCCTACCCCACCGGCCACTACAAGCCCTTCCACGACCTCCTGGCGACCACGCCGGAGATCACCGAGGCCCACCACGTCACCGGGGAGGACTGCTTCCTGCTCAAGGTGCTCGCCCGCGACATGCGCCACCTGGAGGAGGTGGTGGGCCGCACCGCCGCCCTGGGGTCGGTCACCACGAACGTCGTCTACTCGAGCCCGCTCGACGGCAGGCCCCCGACGGACGCGTTCGCGGCGGGTGCGGGACACTGA
- the rplI gene encoding 50S ribosomal protein L9: MKLILTHEVNGLGAPGDVVEVKNGYGRNYLLPRGFAIRWTRGGQKQIDLIQRARSARDIRSLDEAKQVAGQVGALNVRLKQRAGAGGRLFGSVTPADVVEAVKAVGGPELDKRRIEIKNPIKSVGDYKVQVRLHPEVSATIKLDVVGS, encoded by the coding sequence GTGAAGCTGATTTTGACCCACGAGGTCAACGGTCTCGGAGCCCCCGGCGATGTCGTCGAGGTGAAGAACGGTTACGGTCGCAACTACCTGCTGCCCCGCGGGTTCGCCATTCGGTGGACGCGCGGCGGACAGAAGCAGATCGACCTGATCCAGCGCGCGCGTTCCGCGCGTGACATCCGCAGCCTGGACGAGGCCAAGCAGGTCGCCGGCCAGGTCGGTGCGCTCAACGTGCGCCTCAAGCAGCGCGCGGGCGCGGGCGGTCGTCTGTTCGGTTCGGTCACGCCCGCGGACGTCGTCGAGGCCGTCAAGGCCGTCGGCGGTCCCGAGCTGGACAAGCGCCGGATCGAGATCAAGAACCCGATCAAGTCCGTCGGTGACTACAAGGTCCAGGTCCGCCTGCACCCCGAGGTCTCCGCGACGATCAAGCTGGACGTCGTCGGTTCCTGA
- a CDS encoding GNAT family N-acetyltransferase: MTTTTWYLESTAPSDLVPAREPEAGRDVRFTRCGIPSPDFSRFLYERVGGDWQWTDRLSWSHEQWRAWVERPGSETWVLYERGTPAGFAELDAQPEGAVEIAYFGLLPGFLGRGLGGHMLTLTLRRAWDLAERWPDREPTRRAWVHTCTLDGEHALANYRARGLRVYRETTD, encoded by the coding sequence ATGACGACCACCACCTGGTACCTGGAGTCGACCGCGCCGTCGGACCTGGTCCCCGCCCGCGAGCCCGAGGCCGGGCGGGACGTGCGCTTCACCCGGTGCGGCATCCCCAGCCCCGACTTCAGCCGCTTCCTCTACGAGCGCGTCGGAGGGGACTGGCAGTGGACCGACCGGCTCTCCTGGTCGCACGAGCAGTGGCGCGCCTGGGTGGAGCGCCCGGGGAGCGAGACCTGGGTCCTGTACGAGCGCGGCACCCCTGCGGGCTTCGCGGAACTCGACGCACAGCCCGAGGGTGCCGTCGAGATCGCCTACTTCGGCCTGCTTCCCGGCTTCCTCGGCCGGGGACTGGGCGGCCACATGCTCACGCTGACGCTGCGCCGCGCCTGGGACCTGGCCGAGCGGTGGCCGGACCGCGAACCCACCCGCCGCGCGTGGGTGCACACCTGCACCCTCGACGGCGAGCACGCCCTCGCCAACTACCGGGCGCGCGGCCTGCGGGTGTACCGGGAGACCACGGACTGA
- the rpsF gene encoding 30S ribosomal protein S6 — MRRYEIMVILDPNLDERTVAPSLENFLGVVRNDGGSVEKVDIWGKRRLAYDIDKNSEGIYAVIDLSAEPATVKELDRQLGIAEAVLRTKVLRPEVH; from the coding sequence ATGCGTCGTTACGAAATCATGGTCATCCTCGACCCCAACCTCGACGAGCGCACCGTCGCCCCGTCGCTGGAGAACTTCCTGGGTGTCGTCCGCAACGACGGCGGCTCGGTGGAGAAGGTCGACATCTGGGGCAAGCGCCGTCTCGCCTACGACATCGACAAGAACTCCGAGGGTATCTACGCGGTCATCGACCTGTCGGCCGAGCCGGCCACGGTCAAGGAGCTGGACCGCCAGCTCGGTATCGCCGAGGCCGTGCTCCGGACCAAGGTGCTCCGCCCCGAGGTCCACTAG
- a CDS encoding rhodanese-like domain-containing protein — protein sequence MTTHTSDGPDVRIPALPPAEAAAHFAARLALYTDVSDVHASMEGDEPGFVLVDTRSTRAWEQGHVPGAVHLPHRRITEEASALIDPSRTVVTYCWSPACDGAAKGALAFARLGYQVKEMVGGMEYWVREGLPVETSSGVERRAADPLVIEADGISCDC from the coding sequence ATGACGACACACACCTCTGACGGCCCCGACGTACGCATCCCCGCTCTGCCCCCCGCCGAAGCCGCCGCGCACTTCGCCGCTCGCCTGGCCCTGTACACCGACGTCTCCGACGTCCACGCGTCGATGGAGGGGGACGAGCCCGGCTTCGTCCTCGTCGACACCAGGAGCACCAGGGCCTGGGAGCAGGGCCACGTGCCGGGTGCGGTCCACCTCCCCCACAGGCGGATCACCGAGGAGGCGTCCGCCCTGATCGACCCGTCCCGAACGGTGGTGACCTACTGCTGGAGCCCCGCCTGCGACGGGGCCGCCAAGGGCGCGCTGGCCTTCGCCCGGCTGGGCTACCAGGTCAAGGAGATGGTGGGCGGCATGGAGTACTGGGTGCGGGAGGGGCTGCCGGTCGAGACCTCCTCCGGCGTGGAGCGCCGCGCGGCCGACCCGCTCGTGATCGAGGCCGACGGAATCTCCTGCGACTGCTGA
- a CDS encoding peptidoglycan recognition family protein encodes MAAENHSRQARPLDRRTVLRGSALVSGSVILGGLVGLGATGPASAAGIPKVYTRSDWKARPPRQRVEVLRQGPTHIVVHHTATGNVSDTSKSHAGALSRAIQRHHMDNNGWNDTGQQLTISRGGYIMEGRDQTLRAIRDGGHVIGAHVANHNAHTIGIENEGTYSSTAPPTALMDSLVETCAWLCLVYRLDPEDAIVGHRDYNATSCPGDKLYSMLPKLRRDVKGSVREQLVHLSRVAGTELTLEELPSYPPVPSSERMETFFHGPAIGELDVSL; translated from the coding sequence ATGGCCGCAGAGAACCACTCGCGACAGGCCCGCCCCCTGGACCGCAGGACCGTGCTGCGCGGATCCGCGCTCGTCTCCGGGAGCGTGATCCTCGGCGGACTGGTGGGGCTGGGCGCCACGGGGCCGGCGTCCGCCGCGGGGATACCCAAGGTCTACACACGGTCGGACTGGAAGGCCCGCCCACCACGGCAACGCGTGGAGGTCCTGCGCCAGGGGCCCACGCACATCGTCGTGCACCACACCGCGACGGGGAACGTCTCGGACACGTCCAAGTCGCACGCCGGTGCTCTGTCCAGGGCCATCCAACGGCACCATATGGACAACAACGGATGGAACGACACCGGGCAGCAGCTCACCATCAGCCGCGGCGGGTACATCATGGAGGGCCGAGACCAGACGCTCCGCGCGATCCGCGACGGCGGGCACGTGATCGGCGCGCACGTGGCCAACCACAACGCCCACACCATCGGGATCGAGAACGAGGGCACCTACTCCTCCACGGCCCCGCCCACCGCGCTGATGGACTCGCTCGTGGAGACGTGCGCCTGGCTGTGCCTCGTCTACCGCCTGGACCCCGAGGACGCGATCGTGGGACACCGCGACTACAACGCGACCAGCTGCCCCGGCGACAAGCTGTACTCCATGCTGCCGAAGCTGCGCCGGGACGTGAAGGGCTCCGTGCGCGAGCAGCTGGTCCACCTGAGCCGGGTCGCCGGCACCGAACTCACGCTGGAGGAACTGCCCAGCTACCCGCCGGTTCCGTCGTCGGAGCGGATGGAGACGTTCTTCCACGGTCCCGCCATCGGCGAACTGGACGTCTCCCTGTAG
- the rpsR gene encoding 30S ribosomal protein S18: MAKPAARKPKKKVCLFCQEKQSYIDYKDTTLLRKFISERGKIRARRVTGNCTQHQRDVATAIKNAREVALLPYTSTTR, encoded by the coding sequence ATGGCGAAGCCGGCAGCGCGCAAGCCCAAGAAGAAGGTTTGCCTCTTCTGCCAGGAGAAGCAGTCCTACATCGACTACAAGGACACCACGCTTCTCCGCAAGTTCATCTCCGAGCGCGGCAAGATCCGCGCCCGCCGCGTGACGGGAAACTGCACGCAGCACCAGCGCGACGTCGCCACGGCGATCAAGAACGCGCGTGAGGTGGCCCTGCTGCCCTACACCAGCACCACTCGCTAA